A single Streptomyces mirabilis DNA region contains:
- a CDS encoding glycoside hydrolase family 88/105 protein — protein sequence MRRRLRAALMAGVLTTAGLTTVAATAPPAPWPQAPVGRPVAARDWSVALIDSTMARYTPSTIGGWSYPVGLYLYGQYLTYKRTHDARYLAYIKSYVDRFVSSDGSISQSFNSLDSMQAGRLLTILHHETGQDRYRKAALKIRNRLNTYPRTADGGFWHADTSSRAHQLWSDGVYMVNPFLVEYGKEFGDATYANDEAAKQLYVYGSHLQVTNGLLKHAYDESKTASWADPATGLAPEHWCRAVGWYAMAIVNVLDAIPVNHPRRVQLVGILRRLAAGLEKYQDPATGRWFQVIDKGARSDNWTETSCSSMFTYALSRGAQQGYLDPHYASVAGRGYQGVLARISVGSDGRTNLTDISIGTNVGDYAYYIARDRATNDFHGLGAFLIMNEQLTAHPLRTR from the coding sequence ATGAGACGACGACTGCGGGCAGCGCTGATGGCGGGCGTGCTCACCACCGCCGGCCTGACCACGGTGGCCGCCACCGCACCCCCGGCACCGTGGCCCCAAGCACCTGTTGGAAGGCCCGTCGCCGCCCGGGACTGGTCCGTCGCACTGATCGACTCGACCATGGCCCGCTACACCCCGAGCACGATCGGCGGCTGGTCGTACCCGGTCGGGCTGTACCTCTACGGCCAGTACCTCACCTACAAGCGCACCCACGACGCCCGCTATCTCGCCTACATCAAGAGCTACGTCGACCGCTTCGTGTCGAGCGACGGTTCGATCAGCCAGAGCTTCAACAGCCTCGACAGCATGCAGGCGGGCCGACTGCTGACGATCCTGCACCACGAGACGGGCCAGGACCGCTACCGCAAGGCGGCCCTGAAGATCCGGAACCGTCTGAACACCTACCCACGCACCGCCGACGGAGGCTTCTGGCACGCCGACACCAGCAGTCGGGCCCACCAACTCTGGTCGGACGGCGTCTACATGGTGAACCCGTTCCTCGTCGAGTACGGCAAGGAGTTCGGGGACGCGACCTACGCGAACGACGAGGCCGCCAAGCAGCTCTACGTCTACGGTAGCCATCTCCAGGTGACGAACGGCCTGTTGAAGCATGCCTACGACGAGTCGAAGACGGCGAGCTGGGCGGACCCTGCGACCGGTCTCGCCCCGGAGCACTGGTGCCGGGCGGTCGGCTGGTACGCGATGGCGATCGTCAACGTACTCGACGCGATCCCGGTCAACCATCCACGACGGGTCCAACTGGTCGGCATTTTACGGAGGTTGGCCGCGGGTCTGGAGAAGTACCAGGACCCGGCCACCGGCCGCTGGTTCCAGGTGATCGACAAGGGTGCCCGCAGCGACAACTGGACCGAGACGTCCTGCTCCAGCATGTTCACCTACGCCCTCTCGCGCGGCGCCCAGCAGGGCTACCTCGACCCGCACTACGCGTCCGTCGCCGGGCGCGGTTACCAGGGCGTCCTCGCCAGGATCTCGGTCGGCTCCGACGGCCGCACCAACCTCACCGACATCTCCATCGGCACCAACGTCGGCGACTACGCGTACTACATCGCCCGCGACCGGGCCACGAACGACTTCCACGGCCTCGGCGCCTTTCTGATCATGAACGAACAGCTCACAGCCCACCCACTCAGGACGAGGTGA
- the pqqE gene encoding pyrroloquinoline quinone biosynthesis protein PqqE, whose protein sequence is MTATVDLPWALLAELTHGCPLRCAYCSNPVELISRSRELTAEQWTDVFRQAADLGVVQTHLSGGEPLLRRDLARIVAAADTAGLYTQLVTSGVGLHERRLAELLDAGLRSVQLSVQHTDPGAAELIAGARAFTAKERAARLVRAAGLPLGLNVVLHRANIDAVDDLITLALAWGADRIELAHTQYYGWASRNRTALLPTRDQAERARVTVRRRREQLTGCLELVWVAPDLLDATAKPCMGGWGAVSLTVAPDGTALPCPSAATLPALDAPNVRTHRLDWIWRESKAFNAYRGEAWMPDPCRGCALRTTDFGGCRCQAYALTGDASRTDPACRHAPDHHLVRALVDEAPLRNSAYAYREGGT, encoded by the coding sequence ATGACCGCGACCGTCGATCTCCCCTGGGCCCTGCTGGCCGAACTCACCCACGGCTGCCCGCTGCGCTGCGCATATTGCTCCAACCCCGTCGAACTGATCAGTCGGTCAAGAGAGCTGACCGCCGAACAATGGACCGACGTCTTTCGTCAAGCCGCTGACCTGGGCGTTGTCCAGACCCACCTGTCCGGGGGCGAACCCCTCCTCAGGCGCGATCTCGCCCGGATCGTCGCCGCCGCCGACACCGCGGGCCTCTACACCCAGCTCGTCACCAGCGGTGTGGGCCTGCACGAGCGAAGGCTCGCGGAGCTGCTGGACGCGGGACTGCGCAGCGTCCAGCTCTCCGTACAGCACACCGATCCCGGGGCCGCCGAACTCATCGCGGGGGCCCGCGCGTTCACCGCCAAGGAGCGCGCCGCAAGGCTGGTGCGGGCGGCAGGGCTGCCACTCGGCCTGAACGTCGTGCTGCACCGGGCCAACATCGACGCCGTCGACGACCTGATCACGCTCGCCCTCGCCTGGGGCGCCGACCGGATCGAGCTCGCCCACACGCAGTACTACGGCTGGGCCTCCCGCAATCGCACCGCCCTGCTGCCGACCCGGGACCAGGCCGAACGGGCCCGCGTCACCGTGCGCCGCCGGCGCGAACAACTCACCGGCTGCCTCGAACTGGTCTGGGTAGCCCCCGACCTTCTCGACGCCACCGCGAAACCCTGCATGGGTGGCTGGGGAGCAGTCTCCCTGACCGTCGCCCCGGACGGCACCGCGCTCCCGTGCCCCTCCGCCGCGACACTCCCCGCACTCGACGCGCCGAACGTGCGCACACACCGCCTCGACTGGATCTGGCGCGAGTCGAAGGCCTTCAATGCCTACCGGGGCGAGGCCTGGATGCCTGACCCCTGTCGCGGCTGCGCCCTGCGCACGACCGACTTCGGCGGCTGCCGCTGTCAGGCGTACGCGCTCACCGGCGACGCCTCCCGCACCGACCCGGCCTGCCGCCACGCACCCGACCACCACCTCGTCCGCGCGCTCGTCGACGAGGCACCGCTCAGGAACTCCGCCTACGCCTACCGAGAGGGAGGAACATGA
- the pqqD gene encoding pyrroloquinoline quinone biosynthesis peptide chaperone PqqD — protein MTWRPALARPVMLRHDPVRGTDLLLMPERVVVLRGHAGSVVRLCDGNRQVPEIVAALVERFPGAPVADEVPRFLSVLREEGWLR, from the coding sequence GTGACCTGGCGCCCCGCTCTCGCCCGCCCCGTCATGCTCCGTCATGATCCTGTCCGCGGGACCGACTTGTTGCTCATGCCCGAACGCGTCGTCGTCCTGCGCGGCCACGCCGGGAGTGTCGTCCGGCTGTGCGACGGCAACCGTCAGGTGCCCGAGATCGTCGCCGCGCTCGTCGAACGGTTCCCCGGCGCGCCGGTCGCCGACGAAGTGCCCCGATTCCTCTCGGTGTTGCGCGAGGAGGGCTGGCTGCGATGA
- a CDS encoding aldo/keto reductase gives MPQLGFGVWQVPDDEAEQAVATALESGYRSIDTAAIYGNEEGTGKAIAASGIPREDLFVTTKLWNSDQGYDSTLRAFDTSLEKLGLDYLDLYLIHWPLPSRGKYIDTYKAFEKLYTDGRVKAIGVSNFYPEYLEKLIEATSVIPAVNQIELHPHLQQHAAREYHAEQGIATEAWSPLGSGKGLLEVPAIVAIAQKHNRTPAQIVLRWHIQQGNVVIPKSVTPSRIKENIEVFDFSLDTEDIAAISALNEDRRLGPDPATFDMG, from the coding sequence ATGCCGCAGCTGGGCTTCGGTGTCTGGCAGGTCCCGGACGACGAGGCGGAGCAGGCCGTCGCCACGGCGCTGGAGTCCGGATACCGCAGCATCGACACCGCGGCGATCTACGGCAACGAGGAGGGCACGGGCAAGGCCATCGCCGCCTCCGGCATCCCCCGCGAGGACCTCTTCGTCACCACCAAGCTCTGGAACAGCGACCAGGGGTACGACTCGACGCTCCGCGCGTTCGACACCTCCCTGGAGAAGCTCGGCCTGGACTACCTCGACCTGTATCTGATCCACTGGCCGCTGCCGTCCCGGGGCAAGTACATCGACACGTACAAGGCCTTCGAGAAGCTCTACACGGACGGCCGGGTCAAGGCCATCGGAGTCTCCAACTTCTACCCGGAGTACCTGGAGAAGCTGATCGAGGCGACGTCCGTCATCCCGGCCGTCAACCAGATCGAGCTGCACCCGCACCTCCAGCAGCACGCGGCCCGCGAGTACCACGCGGAGCAGGGCATCGCCACCGAGGCCTGGTCCCCGCTCGGTTCGGGCAAGGGCCTGCTGGAGGTCCCGGCGATCGTCGCCATCGCCCAGAAGCACAACCGCACTCCGGCCCAGATCGTGCTGCGCTGGCACATCCAGCAGGGCAACGTGGTGATCCCCAAGTCCGTGACCCCGTCCCGGATCAAGGAGAACATCGAAGTCTTCGACTTCTCGCTCGACACCGAGGACATCGCGGCGATCAGCGCGCTGAACGAGGACCGTCGCCTGGGTCCCGACCCGGCGACGTTCGACATGGGCTGA
- a CDS encoding glycoside hydrolase family 75 protein, protein MRSRTLTLAAVAGAALLATAALPASASGSVTPRSAQEGSVSAADLLAKVTSCSQISSGKYKTDDETSATIPVCGKNGAVFWKADMDIDCDGQVTSKCNGDADPWFQDDTAFHQSDGKPLRAESLPYVVVPSTSSIWKYTSYGIKGGGVVAVIYNNKVEYAVVGDTGPTKIIGEASYATAKALGIDPDPATGGADSGVTYILFKNSQVSPIESHSAAVSLGDSLAKQFLQNN, encoded by the coding sequence GTGCGCTCTCGAACACTGACCCTCGCGGCCGTCGCCGGTGCCGCGCTCCTCGCCACCGCGGCACTCCCGGCCAGCGCGTCGGGCTCCGTCACCCCCCGTTCCGCCCAGGAGGGTTCGGTCAGCGCGGCCGACCTGCTCGCCAAAGTGACGTCCTGTTCGCAGATTTCGAGCGGCAAGTACAAGACCGACGACGAGACCTCGGCCACCATCCCCGTGTGCGGCAAGAACGGCGCGGTGTTCTGGAAGGCCGACATGGACATCGACTGCGACGGTCAGGTCACCAGCAAGTGCAACGGCGACGCCGACCCCTGGTTCCAGGACGACACGGCGTTCCACCAGTCCGACGGGAAGCCGCTGCGCGCCGAGTCACTGCCGTATGTGGTCGTGCCCAGCACCAGCAGCATCTGGAAGTACACGAGTTACGGCATCAAGGGCGGCGGTGTCGTCGCCGTGATCTACAACAACAAGGTCGAGTACGCGGTGGTCGGCGACACCGGACCCACGAAGATCATCGGTGAGGCGTCGTACGCCACGGCGAAGGCCCTCGGCATCGACCCCGACCCTGCGACGGGCGGGGCCGACTCCGGGGTGACGTACATCCTGTTCAAGAACTCCCAGGTGTCGCCGATCGAGAGTCACAGCGCGGCGGTGTCGCTCGGGGACTCGTTGGCGAAGCAGTTCCTGCAGAACAACTGA
- a CDS encoding NACHT and WD repeat domain-containing protein gives MGRREKPLDPAQGAVARFAFELRGLRDEAGAPTYRAMARRAGYSGPTLSAAAAGEKLPTLPVLLAYVSACGGDSSMWERRWRAALADEAGTPAPDDAEGPYPGLARFEPADQDRFHGRDDLIAELLRLVGRRRVSAVVGASGSGKSSLLRAGLIPALRTAADAREAEPAAAVRTRASLPGRRRSPVAAFGTTATEPTPPDSDSRLSATHRPAPAAIRILTPGAHPARTHGALFVPYDAPGDTLLVIDQFEELFALCADPGERALFIERLLTALDPASGLRVIIGVRADFYGRCAEHGPLAEALRDSTLLVGTMTPQRLREAVVRPAVAQRVVVERALTARIVADVAGEPGGLPLMAHALREIWRRRSARTLSLAAYEAIGGVQGAVAHTAEEVYARCTPVEAAAVRALLLRLVNPGDGAEDTRRPVHRDELGDADTTARVLEQLVAARLLTVDGDTVDLAHEALISAWPRLRGWVDEDRERLRLHRRLTEAARTWQQLDRDAGALYRGLRLTAAREEFGSGQGELSPLERNFLGASVTAYESGRHAAARAARRLRTLTVSLAVLLCLAVVAGVAAWRQSGVSARQRDEAEARRVAAFADTLRPTDPRAAMRLALAAWRTADLPETREAVRTAAAQSDQAAFTQPAQVRDLNAPYWLGSDGRIFTTVVQGKAVQWDVSRQRQLREVALPGLSEGITDVSADARWIAYRGRDGATVRNLANGASHRIAPGPWTDTDGAFGPSGRTFVVRREGREAGDERATVEVWDVRRERVLFRYAGGDPDGPLPVLSPNDRFLAWCTHDGEQLRVWDVVERRRVATDPPARTQRLLCRSDELTFTPDNRALAAGTTDGVVTWDFHADRGRPLLPMPGEGVNAVAFDPTGAYVLTWGSAGLALWRTDGPAPADGGPRRPVVTFPVETPAVTDIRLDPRQGVLRYREGSQAGVVRTLSLHGLISPAWRKKERTEAAFDADGKPAASAPRYGARAVAADGTVHTAVNTRDGIRVTRQGPHPGSRTIGTRTEDAIAIDPAGRTVVTAEGALIDVGTGRRRKGFAGEDLLRTAVFSPDGRFLAAADTQGRLTLWDEGGQHRIAVLAAADSTVERPALAFSADGSLLAASRADGSVRVWETASPRLAGATLPTGDGPVLAIGFTPGDGELRIATAHLPWRTAQLTPERAADDVCARAGGGATRTEWRRYLPDVPYRQTC, from the coding sequence GTGGGACGCCGAGAGAAGCCGTTGGACCCGGCGCAGGGCGCGGTGGCGCGGTTCGCCTTCGAGCTGCGGGGGCTCCGCGACGAGGCGGGCGCTCCGACGTATCGCGCGATGGCCCGCCGGGCGGGCTACTCGGGGCCCACACTGTCCGCCGCGGCGGCGGGCGAGAAGCTGCCGACCCTGCCGGTGCTCCTGGCGTACGTCAGCGCGTGCGGAGGGGACAGCTCCATGTGGGAGCGGCGCTGGCGCGCGGCGCTCGCGGACGAGGCGGGCACGCCCGCACCGGACGACGCCGAGGGCCCGTACCCGGGACTCGCCCGGTTCGAGCCCGCCGACCAGGACCGATTCCACGGCCGCGACGACCTGATCGCCGAACTGCTGCGACTCGTCGGCCGCAGGCGGGTGTCGGCTGTCGTCGGCGCCTCGGGCAGCGGCAAGTCGTCCCTCTTACGGGCGGGGCTGATACCGGCGCTGCGCACGGCGGCCGATGCGAGGGAAGCGGAGCCGGCCGCCGCGGTGCGGACGCGCGCGTCGCTCCCCGGCCGACGCAGGTCCCCCGTGGCCGCATTCGGGACCACGGCCACCGAGCCCACTCCGCCCGACTCCGACTCCCGGCTGTCCGCCACGCACCGTCCGGCCCCCGCCGCCATCCGCATCCTCACCCCCGGCGCGCACCCGGCCCGCACCCATGGCGCGCTGTTCGTCCCGTACGACGCGCCCGGCGACACCCTGCTCGTCATCGACCAGTTCGAGGAGCTCTTCGCGCTCTGCGCCGACCCCGGCGAACGGGCTCTGTTCATCGAGCGGTTGCTCACGGCGTTGGACCCGGCCAGCGGACTCCGCGTGATCATCGGGGTTCGCGCCGACTTCTACGGGCGGTGCGCCGAACACGGCCCGCTCGCCGAGGCGCTGCGGGATTCCACCCTGCTCGTCGGGACGATGACCCCGCAGCGGCTGCGTGAGGCGGTGGTCCGGCCGGCCGTCGCGCAGCGCGTCGTCGTCGAACGCGCCCTCACCGCACGCATCGTGGCGGACGTGGCCGGCGAGCCGGGCGGTCTGCCCCTGATGGCCCACGCGCTGCGCGAGATCTGGCGGCGCCGCAGCGCCCGCACCCTCTCGCTGGCCGCGTACGAGGCGATCGGCGGCGTCCAGGGCGCCGTCGCGCACACCGCCGAGGAGGTGTACGCGCGCTGCACCCCCGTCGAGGCGGCTGCCGTACGGGCACTGCTGCTGCGGCTGGTGAACCCCGGTGACGGGGCCGAGGACACCCGGCGGCCCGTCCATCGTGACGAACTGGGGGATGCCGACACCACGGCACGGGTGCTCGAACAGCTGGTGGCAGCACGCCTGTTGACGGTCGACGGCGACACCGTCGACCTCGCGCACGAGGCCCTGATCAGTGCCTGGCCCCGGCTGCGCGGCTGGGTGGACGAGGACCGCGAACGGCTGCGGCTGCATCGCAGGCTCACCGAGGCGGCGCGCACCTGGCAGCAGCTGGACCGGGACGCCGGGGCCCTCTACCGCGGGCTGCGCTTGACAGCGGCGCGGGAGGAATTCGGTTCCGGACAGGGCGAGTTGAGTCCGCTGGAGAGGAACTTCCTGGGCGCGAGCGTGACGGCGTACGAGTCGGGTCGTCACGCCGCCGCCCGCGCGGCCCGCCGTCTGCGGACTCTGACCGTGTCTCTCGCCGTGCTGCTCTGCCTCGCCGTCGTGGCCGGTGTGGCCGCCTGGCGGCAGAGCGGGGTCAGCGCACGGCAGCGGGACGAGGCGGAGGCCCGTCGGGTCGCTGCCTTCGCGGACACGCTCCGGCCGACGGATCCGCGCGCGGCGATGCGTCTCGCGCTCGCGGCCTGGCGGACCGCGGACCTGCCCGAGACCCGCGAGGCGGTCCGGACGGCCGCCGCCCAGAGCGACCAGGCCGCCTTCACCCAACCCGCACAGGTCCGCGACCTCAACGCGCCGTACTGGCTCGGCTCGGACGGCCGGATCTTCACAACGGTAGTACAGGGCAAGGCCGTTCAGTGGGACGTAAGCCGTCAGCGGCAACTGCGTGAGGTCGCGTTGCCCGGCCTCTCGGAGGGGATCACCGACGTGAGCGCCGACGCACGCTGGATCGCGTACCGCGGTCGCGACGGCGCGACGGTCAGGAATCTGGCCAACGGCGCGAGCCACCGCATCGCGCCGGGACCCTGGACCGACACGGACGGGGCGTTCGGGCCGAGCGGACGCACCTTCGTCGTACGGCGCGAGGGGCGCGAGGCCGGAGACGAGCGTGCCACGGTCGAGGTGTGGGACGTACGACGGGAGCGGGTCCTCTTCCGGTACGCAGGGGGCGATCCGGACGGACCGCTGCCGGTACTGAGCCCGAACGACCGGTTCCTGGCCTGGTGCACCCATGACGGTGAACAACTGCGCGTCTGGGACGTCGTCGAACGGCGCCGGGTCGCGACCGATCCGCCCGCGCGGACGCAGCGGCTGCTGTGCCGGTCGGACGAGTTGACCTTCACCCCCGACAACCGCGCGCTGGCCGCGGGAACCACGGACGGCGTCGTCACCTGGGACTTCCATGCCGACCGGGGGCGTCCCCTGCTGCCGATGCCCGGCGAGGGCGTCAACGCGGTGGCATTCGACCCCACGGGCGCCTACGTCCTCACCTGGGGTTCGGCCGGCCTGGCCCTGTGGCGTACGGACGGTCCGGCCCCGGCGGACGGCGGGCCGCGCAGGCCGGTCGTCACGTTCCCCGTCGAGACGCCCGCCGTCACCGACATCCGGCTCGACCCGCGTCAAGGCGTGTTGCGCTACCGCGAAGGCTCCCAGGCAGGAGTCGTACGCACCCTCTCGCTGCATGGGCTCATCAGCCCGGCGTGGCGGAAGAAGGAGCGGACCGAGGCCGCGTTCGACGCCGACGGGAAGCCGGCCGCATCCGCGCCACGGTATGGAGCCCGTGCCGTCGCCGCCGACGGCACAGTGCACACCGCCGTCAACACCCGCGACGGGATCCGCGTCACACGACAGGGCCCGCACCCCGGCTCCCGCACCATCGGAACGCGGACCGAGGACGCCATCGCGATCGACCCGGCAGGGCGCACGGTCGTGACCGCCGAAGGGGCCCTGATCGACGTCGGGACGGGCAGGCGCAGGAAGGGGTTCGCGGGTGAGGATCTCCTGCGCACCGCGGTCTTCAGCCCCGACGGACGCTTCTTGGCCGCCGCCGACACTCAGGGGCGCCTCACTCTGTGGGACGAAGGCGGGCAGCACCGGATCGCCGTCCTGGCAGCCGCCGACTCCACCGTCGAGCGGCCTGCCCTGGCTTTCTCGGCCGACGGTTCACTGCTGGCCGCGAGCCGGGCCGACGGCTCGGTCCGCGTGTGGGAGACGGCCTCCCCGCGACTGGCGGGAGCGACCCTGCCGACCGGTGACGGACCCGTCCTCGCGATCGGATTCACCCCGGGCGATGGGGAGTTGCGCATCGCGACGGCCCATCTGCCCTGGCGTACCGCGCAGTTGACGCCGGAACGTGCGGCGGACGATGTGTGCGCCCGGGCGGGGGGCGGGGCCACCCGGACCGAGTGGCGCAGATATCTTCCGGACGTGCCCTACCGGCAGACGTGTTGA
- a CDS encoding glycosyltransferase family 39 protein, protein MYAPALLSLTLGLWGIRRGGTMWRDEAVTYDMARRSLPDLWSTLAGADAVHGLYYLLMHLLFEVTGGLDPLLVLRLPSVLATAAATGTLALLGRRLAGPRAGLLAGAVFALLPQVQRYAQEGRSYAIVCALVVWATYLLVRAVASRDGRTWVAYGAVLVAAGLLHEFAVLALTAHAVAVPRAARRAWAGAAAPLAVLSTRQSDQVSWIGRPGAGALAGFAGTAAVALVCAAMCRNTTSRVLRGVRLPALALGLLVLPALLLLLVSLVTPLYVDRYVLYGQSGTALLTGAALDRLTRARRTRTAALACAGMAVLALLPVTLQLRAPQSRVDDVGAIARAVAEAGAPGDGVLYLPARRRVWSLPDPGSVRGLRDLALDRTPAASHTLYGSEVPAPVIRARMITATRIVAVSDPAGQPLDATPGEIVKRRVLATYFEKCGTRRVQGARVTVYARPGTC, encoded by the coding sequence GTGTACGCCCCCGCCCTGCTCTCGCTCACCCTCGGACTGTGGGGCATACGGCGCGGCGGCACGATGTGGCGGGACGAGGCGGTGACCTACGACATGGCACGGCGGTCCCTGCCCGACCTGTGGTCCACGCTCGCCGGCGCCGACGCCGTACACGGCCTGTACTACCTGCTCATGCACCTGCTGTTCGAGGTCACCGGCGGGCTCGACCCGCTCCTGGTGCTCCGGCTCCCGTCGGTCCTCGCCACGGCCGCGGCGACGGGAACGCTGGCCCTCCTCGGACGCCGACTGGCCGGCCCCCGCGCGGGTCTCCTCGCGGGGGCCGTCTTCGCGCTGCTGCCACAGGTCCAGCGGTACGCGCAGGAGGGCCGGTCGTACGCGATCGTGTGCGCGCTGGTCGTGTGGGCGACGTATCTGCTGGTGCGGGCGGTGGCGAGCCGGGACGGCCGGACCTGGGTCGCCTACGGTGCGGTGCTGGTGGCGGCCGGGCTGCTGCACGAGTTCGCCGTACTGGCGCTCACCGCACACGCGGTCGCCGTGCCACGCGCCGCCCGCCGGGCCTGGGCCGGGGCGGCGGCGCCGCTCGCCGTCCTGAGTACGCGGCAGTCGGATCAGGTGTCGTGGATCGGCAGACCGGGCGCCGGAGCGCTCGCGGGGTTCGCGGGAACGGCCGCCGTCGCCCTGGTCTGCGCGGCGATGTGCCGGAACACCACTTCGCGCGTACTCCGGGGCGTGCGGCTGCCCGCCCTCGCGCTCGGGCTCCTCGTCCTGCCCGCCCTGCTGCTCCTGCTGGTCTCGCTCGTCACACCCCTGTACGTGGACCGCTATGTGCTCTACGGCCAGAGCGGCACCGCCCTGCTGACCGGCGCGGCGCTGGACCGGCTCACCCGGGCCCGGCGGACCCGCACGGCGGCTCTGGCCTGCGCGGGCATGGCCGTTCTCGCGCTGCTCCCCGTCACCCTGCAGCTGCGTGCACCGCAGAGCCGGGTCGACGACGTGGGCGCGATCGCCCGCGCCGTCGCCGAGGCCGGTGCGCCGGGTGACGGGGTCCTCTATCTGCCGGCGCGGCGCCGGGTGTGGTCCCTGCCCGACCCCGGATCCGTGCGCGGGCTGCGCGATCTGGCCCTCGACCGTACACCCGCCGCCTCGCACACCCTGTACGGCAGCGAGGTTCCGGCACCGGTCATCCGCGCCCGCATGATCACGGCGACCCGTATCGTCGCCGTGAGCGATCCCGCGGGGCAGCCGCTCGACGCGACCCCGGGGGAGATCGTCAAACGGCGGGTCCTGGCCACGTACTTCGAGAAGTGCGGCACCCGCCGGGTCCAGGGCGCCCGGGTCACCGTGTACGCGCGCCCGGGCACGTGCTGA
- a CDS encoding class I SAM-dependent methyltransferase translates to MAHDHHHKQENAQHAHDHTHMDFARMIPMLEQEAELFSPQYTEAAGWLRDQRSGTGLIVDAGSGPGVISCFLADAFPAARVVAVDEVEPLLERARARADRLGVGDRFSTLRAELGGGLDELEYPADLLWASRSLHHVGDQRAALAGFARALAPGGTLALMEGGLPMRYFPREIGIGRPGLQSRVDAVHDEWFGRMRDELPGAVRETEDWPALMAAVGLRHTATRTFLVDLPAPVSDETRAFVVTSLTHRRDALAPGLDADDLAILDRLLDPDDKVSVFHRPDVFLLTAHTMYVAVKPE, encoded by the coding sequence ATGGCGCACGACCACCACCACAAGCAGGAGAACGCCCAGCACGCTCACGACCACACCCACATGGACTTCGCCAGGATGATCCCCATGCTGGAGCAGGAGGCGGAGCTCTTCAGCCCCCAGTACACCGAGGCGGCGGGCTGGTTGCGGGATCAGCGGTCCGGGACCGGGCTGATCGTGGACGCGGGCAGCGGCCCCGGTGTCATCTCCTGTTTTCTCGCGGACGCCTTCCCCGCGGCGCGGGTCGTGGCCGTGGACGAGGTGGAACCCCTGCTGGAGCGGGCCCGCGCCCGCGCCGACCGGCTCGGCGTCGGCGACCGCTTCAGTACCCTGCGGGCCGAACTCGGCGGCGGACTCGATGAGTTGGAGTATCCGGCCGACCTTCTGTGGGCGAGCAGGTCCCTGCATCACGTGGGCGACCAGCGCGCCGCGCTCGCCGGTTTCGCGCGCGCCCTTGCGCCCGGCGGCACCCTCGCCCTCATGGAAGGCGGCCTGCCCATGCGCTACTTCCCGCGCGAGATCGGCATCGGCCGCCCCGGCCTTCAGTCCCGCGTCGACGCGGTCCACGACGAGTGGTTCGGCCGGATGCGGGACGAGCTGCCCGGAGCGGTGCGAGAGACGGAGGACTGGCCCGCTCTGATGGCCGCCGTCGGCCTGCGCCACACGGCGACCCGCACCTTCCTCGTCGACCTCCCCGCCCCGGTCTCGGACGAGACGCGCGCCTTCGTCGTCACCTCTCTCACCCACCGCCGCGACGCCCTCGCTCCCGGCCTCGACGCGGACGACCTCGCCATCCTCGACCGTCTCCTCGACCCGGACGACAAGGTGAGCGTGTTCCACCGGCCGGACGTCTTCCTGCTGACGGCGCACACCATGTACGTCGCGGTGAAGCCGGAGTAG
- a CDS encoding phytanoyl-CoA dioxygenase family protein — protein sequence MDDEMVERFLEDGFVKIEGAFPPRVAESCARLLWKETGYDPDDPGTWKDPVHWVSSMAQGPFAAAANSPALHQAFDLLVGERRWEPRYALGSFPLRFPHTEEPDDAGWHIEGSYLPDGETLYHSNLRSRGRALLMLFLFSEVTEADAPTRIRVGSHLDVPPVLEPYGEAGASFLELGPKVAEASAHRPLAHATGHPGDVFLCHPFLVHAAQPHHGTRPRFMAQPPLYPAVPYELERADGDYSAVEFAIRRGLAQEA from the coding sequence ATGGACGACGAGATGGTGGAGCGGTTCCTCGAGGACGGGTTCGTGAAGATCGAGGGCGCCTTCCCGCCGCGCGTCGCCGAGAGCTGCGCCCGGCTGCTGTGGAAGGAGACGGGCTACGACCCGGACGACCCCGGCACCTGGAAGGATCCCGTGCACTGGGTGAGCAGCATGGCGCAGGGCCCCTTCGCCGCCGCGGCCAACTCCCCCGCCCTGCACCAGGCCTTCGATCTGCTGGTCGGCGAGAGACGCTGGGAGCCGCGTTATGCGCTGGGCAGCTTCCCGCTGCGGTTCCCGCACACGGAGGAGCCGGACGACGCGGGCTGGCACATCGAAGGGAGCTACCTCCCCGACGGCGAGACGCTCTACCACTCCAATCTCCGCTCGCGGGGCCGGGCGCTGCTGATGCTCTTCCTGTTCAGCGAGGTGACCGAGGCCGACGCCCCGACCCGTATCAGGGTGGGCTCGCACCTCGATGTGCCCCCGGTTCTGGAGCCGTACGGCGAGGCGGGCGCCTCGTTCCTCGAACTCGGCCCGAAGGTGGCCGAGGCCTCCGCGCACCGCCCGCTCGCCCACGCCACCGGCCACCCCGGCGACGTATTTCTCTGCCACCCGTTCCTGGTGCACGCGGCACAGCCGCACCACGGCACGCGCCCTCGTTTCATGGCTCAGCCGCCGCTGTATCCGGCGGTGCCCTACGAGCTGGAGCGGGCGGACGGCGACTACTCGGCGGTGGAGTTCGCGATCCGCCGGGGGCTGGCCCAGGAGGCCTGA